A genomic region of Exiguobacterium sp. Helios contains the following coding sequences:
- a CDS encoding thiamine diphosphokinase — MRVVIVAAGPAEDIPSLKPFMDEKTVVIAVDGGVTVLAQQGFAFDLAIGDFDSLGYKPEGAIIHPAEKDETDLELALRHVSQQYEATEVLIFGATGGRLDMTLQNVYLLKQFPAVRLMTKREEVRFLQPGTYEIEADGFHYLSFIPLVPTCLTLRGVKYPLTNHDVPVGGSLTVSNEWTHHGVANVTVHTGEVIALRSLSDH, encoded by the coding sequence ATGCGGGTTGTGATTGTAGCGGCCGGTCCGGCGGAAGACATCCCGTCCCTGAAACCGTTTATGGATGAGAAGACGGTTGTCATCGCTGTTGACGGAGGTGTCACCGTTTTGGCACAGCAAGGTTTCGCTTTTGACTTGGCGATTGGGGACTTTGATTCTCTCGGATACAAACCGGAAGGAGCGATCATCCATCCGGCTGAAAAGGATGAGACCGACTTGGAACTGGCTTTACGACATGTCAGTCAACAGTATGAAGCAACGGAAGTGTTAATATTCGGTGCGACCGGAGGACGACTTGATATGACGCTTCAAAACGTCTATCTGCTAAAACAATTTCCGGCAGTCCGCTTGATGACGAAGCGGGAAGAGGTTCGTTTCTTACAGCCGGGGACGTATGAGATCGAGGCAGATGGATTTCACTATCTCTCTTTCATCCCGCTCGTTCCGACATGTTTGACCCTCCGCGGGGTCAAGTACCCGTTGACGAATCATGACGTGCCGGTCGGCGGATCATTGACCGTCAGCAATGAATGGACACATCACGGAGTGGCGAACGTGACGGTGCATACCGGTGAAGTGATTGCTTTAAGAAGTTTGTCAGACCACTAA